One window of Misgurnus anguillicaudatus chromosome 13, ASM2758022v2, whole genome shotgun sequence genomic DNA carries:
- the LOC141369256 gene encoding uncharacterized protein: protein MVMATDITRTTRRLTQTTLTGEVLEVKCHCGKLCKSARGLKIHQSKTQCGGGKKQTQRIVETLSETQEDSSQEAPHSTGDLLAPAPSQSHRRDSPNTTSGTQPMTEKVRWPQANNNAAWNQLDGDLDRILEATLAGTAEKKIDSMTTIILTIARERFGTEERKGSSEAQVIQPNRRAREILQLRKEIKTLNKQFRTSSAEERKGIKDLTSGLRGQLCRLRRAERSLKLRKEKEAKRAQFIKDPYRFTKTLLGEARSGRLTSPKEVVEEFLKESHNDDLRNQACGAHPKISRTAETPEEELDTSEPTWREVQDIVQKARSASAPGPSGIPYKVYKRCPMLLRRLWKLLRRIWTKGIIPASWKRAEGCFVPKEMDSSNITQFRTISLLSVECKVFFSVLAKRMTTYMVKNKYVDTSVQKGGIPGFSGCLEHTGILNQLIREAKESKGNLTVVWLDLANAYGSIPHGLINAAMEHYHIPHHTRGMITSYFGGFKLRFKTAHFTTQWQDLEKGIVTGCTISPILFVMGMNLLITAAGKESRGPLMESGTRQPPIRGFMDDLTITTSTHVQARWILKVLDDVATWARMKFKPRKSRSMVIRSGKVTSKFQLRVQGETIPSIEENPIKCLGKWYDASLTDRCNVSRTEIQADAWLRKIEGSGLPGKFKAWLFQHGLLPRLMWLLTIYEVPMTAVEGVERRVNKHLRKWLGVPPSFTSVGLYTRSGQVQLPLSSVVEEFKVAKCRVVMMYQDSTDEKVRRAGVTTRSGRKWAADTSVAQAESALKLKDIIGNPCIGRQGLGSTHFQQWGKADPRQRRDMIQAEVRYLEEEKRRSRAVELGAQGVWTKWDLPKRKVTWPEIWSPFAFLFCFVQCTTLFHHQQTSTDGE from the coding sequence ATGGTTATGGCTACGGATATCACACGGACAACGAGACGGCTCACCCAAACCACACTTACAGGGGAAGTGTTAGAAGTAAAGTGCCACTGCGGAAAGCTTTGCAAGAGTGCAAGGGGACTAAAAATACACCAATCTAAGACCCAATGTGGAGGAGGGAAGAAGCAGACGCAGCGCATAGTGGAGACACTAAGTGAGACGCAGGAGGACTCCAGTCAGGAAGCACCCCACAGTACAGGAGACCTCTTAGCACCTGCTCCATCCCAAAGCCACAGGAGGGACTCTCCTAACACTACCTCAGGCACCCAACCTATGACAGAGAAAGTGAGATGGCCCCAAGCAAACAACAACGCTGCATGGAACCAACTAGACGGGGACCTGGACCGAATTCTAGAGGCCACATTAGCAGGAACAGCAGAGAAGAAAATCGACAGCATGACAACAATCATCCTCACCATAGCCAGGGAGCGCTTTGGCACAGAAGAGAGAAAAGGCAGCAGCGAAGCTCAGGTAATCCAGCCAAACAGGAGAGCAAGAGAGATCTTGCAATTGAGGAAGGAGATCAAGACCCTCAACAAGCAGTTCAGAACATCAAGTGCTGAAGAAAGGAAGGGTATAAAAGATCTAACCAGTGGACTTCGAGGGCAACTTTGCAGACTAAGAAGGGCAGAAAGGTCTCTGAAACTGAGGAAAGAGAAGGAGGCCAAGCGGGCTCAGTTCATTAAGGATCCATACAGGTTTACTAAAACCCTGCTGGGGGAAGCCAGATCTGGAAGATTGACCAGCCCTAAGGAAGTTGTAGAGGAGTTCCTTAAGGAGAGCCACAATGACGACCTCAGGAACCAAGCCTGCGGTGCACACCCCAAGATCAGCAGAACTGCTGAAACTCCTGAGGAAGAGCTTGATACCAGTGAACCAACATGGAGAGAAGTCCAAGACATTGTACAGAAAGCCCGTTCAGCATCTGCCCCGGGACCAAGTGGTATACCTTATAAGGTATACAAGAGATGTCCGATGCTCCTCCGCAGGTTATGGAAACTGTTGCGAAGGATATGGACAAAAGGTATCATTCCAGCATCCTGGAAAAGAGCAGAGGGGTGCTTTGTACCTAAGGAAATGGACTCCTCCAACATCACCCAATTCCGAACCATCTCTCTCCTAAGTGTCGAGTGCAAGGTATTCTTTTCGGTCCTGGCAAAAAGGATGACTACTTACATGGTGAAGAACAAATATGTCGACACTTCAGTCCAGAAGGGCGGTATTCCAGGTTTCTCCGGGTGCTTGGAACATACAGGTATCCTCAACCAGCTGATCCGGGAGGCCAAGGAGAGCAAAGGAAACCTAACGGTTGTCTGGCTCGACTTGGCTAACGCATACGGTTCAATCCCACATGGCCTCATTAACGCAGCTATGGAACATTACCATATCCCCCACCACACTAGGGGTATGATTACCAGCTACTTCGGAGGATTCAAACTAAGATTTAAAACTGCCCACTTCACAACCCAGTGGCAGGACCTTGAAAAGGGAATTGTGACAGGCTGCACCATCTCCCCCATCCTGTTTGTCATGGGAATGAACCTGCTCATAACAGCTGCAGGAAAGGAATCCAGAGGGCCACTAATGGAGTCTGGCACCCGCCAACCTCCAATAAGAGGCTTTATGGATGACCTCACTATAACAACTTCAACCCATGTACAAGCAAGATGGATTCTGAAGGTTCTTGACGACGTGGCAACATGGGCCCGGATGAAGTTTAAGCCAAGGAAATCAAGAAGCATGGTGATCAGAAGTGGGAAAGTGACCAGCAAGTTCCAGTTGCGAGTACAGGGGGAGACGATACCATCAATTGAGGAAAACCCAATTAAGTGCCTAGGGAAATGGTATGACGCATCCCTGACCGACAGATGCAACGTTTCCAGGACTGAGATACAGGCAGATGCATGGCTGAGGAAGATCGAGGGGTCAGGACTACCAGGGAAGTTCAAGGCATGGCTTTTTCAGCACGGTCTGTTACCACGACTCATGTGGCTACTGACAATTTATGAAGTACCCATGACAGCAGTGGAAGGAGTCGAGAGGCGAGTGAACAAACACCTTCGCAAGTGGCTCGGAGTCCCACCGAGCTTCACGTCAGTAGGACTATACACCAGGTCTGGACAGGTACAATTACCCCTATCATCAGTGGTTGAAGAGTTCAAGGTGGCAAAGTGTCGGGTTGTGATGATGTACCAAGACTCCACTGATGAAAAAGTCAGAAGAGCAGGCGTCACTACGAGATCGGGACGGAAATGGGCAGCTGACACATCAGTGGCGCAAGCTGAGAGTGCATTGAAGCTGAAGGACATCATCGGGAACCCATGCATAGGGAGGCAAGGTCTCGGATCCACCCACTTCCAGCAGTGGGGGAAAGCAGACCCAAGGCAGAGGAGGGACATGATCCAAGCCGAGGTCCGATACCTGGAGGAAGAAAAACGCAGGTCTAGGGCCGTTGAGCTTGGAGCGCAAGGTGTCTGGACAAAGTGGGACCTGCCAAAGCGAAAGGTCACGTGGCCTGAGATCTGGAGCCCTTTCGCATTTCTTTTCTGCTTCGTTCAGTGTACGACACTCTTCCATCACCAACAAACCTCCACAGATGGGGAATGA